In Fusobacterium massiliense, a single window of DNA contains:
- a CDS encoding LysR family transcriptional regulator produces the protein MYNLQLNTFLKVADSGSFTRAAEILYISPTAIIKQINILEDRIGIKLFIRTHRGLKLTEAGKSFYKDSKQIIKFSKIAIEKAQNIQKKIQNTIRVGTSPMTPETSIIDLWANLKIKEENLKLQLIPFENTPENAKEILGNFGEKIDIVAGIYDNKMLKKAGCSAFYLETIKLSCAIPLNHKLINKNILNIEDFYGENIMLLNRGNFLVMDNLRDEIEKNHSQINIVDFDFFNLDVFNQAENTNSILIGMNKQFVIHPLLKNVEVNWNFKTPYGILHSPNPSKNVENFLNAITKIIKK, from the coding sequence ATGTATAATTTACAACTTAATACTTTTTTAAAAGTTGCTGATAGTGGAAGTTTTACAAGGGCAGCAGAAATCCTATATATCAGCCCAACTGCAATTATAAAACAAATAAATATTCTTGAAGACAGAATAGGAATAAAACTTTTTATAAGAACACATAGAGGATTAAAACTTACTGAAGCTGGTAAATCTTTTTATAAAGATTCTAAACAGATTATTAAATTTTCAAAAATTGCTATTGAAAAGGCTCAAAACATACAAAAAAAAATACAAAATACTATAAGAGTTGGGACTTCACCAATGACACCTGAAACTTCTATAATAGATTTATGGGCAAACCTTAAAATTAAAGAAGAAAATTTAAAACTGCAATTAATTCCTTTTGAAAATACTCCTGAAAATGCAAAAGAGATTTTAGGGAATTTTGGAGAAAAAATAGATATAGTTGCAGGAATATATGATAATAAAATGTTGAAAAAAGCAGGATGTTCTGCATTTTATTTAGAAACTATAAAATTGTCTTGTGCTATTCCTTTAAATCATAAATTAATAAATAAGAATATTCTAAATATAGAAGATTTTTATGGAGAAAATATAATGTTATTAAATAGGGGAAACTTTTTAGTTATGGATAATTTGAGAGATGAAATTGAAAAAAATCATTCTCAAATTAATATTGTAGATTTTGATTTTTTCAATTTAGATGTATTCAATCAAGCTGAGAACACTAATAGTATTTTAATAGGTATGAATAAACAATTTGTAATACATCCATTATTAAAAAATGTTGAAGTTAATTGGAATTTTAAAACTCCATATGGAATTTTACATTCACCTAATCCAAGTAAAAATGTAGAGAATTTTTTAAATGCAATTACAAAAATAATAAAAAAATAA
- a CDS encoding DEAD/DEAH box helicase family protein, protein MSNFDFLKDEFVDLYELCLEAEKNCYIKPRTSAIYSRLALEFCVALVYKFENIQTSYTGLSLNELINKREFKDLFQNDSQVAGLNLIRKFGNDAAHMLKNIITDTNKNLSLSKDIALNCLKGIFDFTIWIAYCYGNTLKSDDIKFDEKYIINSSFKEENINDIKITDDDVKNNIEKIEEVPIKKRNTKINNSNFSEKETRKLFIDFLLMKAGWNVNDRNMVEYEVEGLKSTGSGKGNVDYILWGDSTFPLAIIEAKKTSCNAKKGEFQALEYAEALEKKFNFFPIRFVTNGFEIFIYENKNSIPRRVYGFYRKEELLKIVARRNKKITSNDISINEKIINRYYQERAVKKAIENYISGNRKSLLVMATGSGKTRVAISVVDCLSKLNMVKRTLFLADRVALVKQALNSFKNSLPDYTFVDLVSEKDRDNAKIVFSTYQTMMTESEKSREDGTNKYGVGAFDLIIVDEAHRSIYQKYGDLFEYFDSLILGLTATPKNEIDRNTFKVFDMNSKEPTDSYDLFEAAKDEFLLLPNIREISLNYPENGIVYSKLSEEEKEKYESLFDEEDNIPEEISGDSLNSWFFNEGTTSKVLTTLMEEGYKIESGDKLGKTIIFAKNDKHAEHIVETFNKLYKNLDGEFCQKITTKVEKAQTLIERFVNPNSLPQIAVSVDMLDTGIDIPQILNLVFYKKVKSKAKFWQMIGRGTRKCKDIYGVGQDKKDFLILDFCRNFSYFEMKDSFDEDNTKLGKSLSSRIFENKIKMIYKLQNLEYQMDENYKKLWEDLVSEIYDLIASLNEENISVRTKISYVKKYKNIDVLKNLEEKDVDEIIKNLSSLPFSLKEKTEMEKKFENLILKIQLKLFDNKKVENEKMEISDIAKGLAKKGTIKEIQKNANYIMKIIKEENYLKNIDILELKNLKDIIEPLTIFLDTDGKHLNYVVGDFEDAYISTEVKDINIFASAYINSKEKFQKYLDKNKELLSIKKLRNNIELDEEDLKELRQLLYSNEEVSLKNLKNENNSEIEKISNLYGKNESFGIFIRSLVGLDREAINKEFSEFLNTEKFNSNQIELINLIIENIVKYGAYSKSEIPKLSNDILGKSIDNIFTDRNDLQKIVDIIDKINSNVPKLL, encoded by the coding sequence ATGAGTAATTTTGATTTTTTAAAAGATGAGTTTGTAGATTTATATGAACTGTGTTTAGAAGCTGAAAAAAATTGTTATATCAAGCCTAGGACAAGTGCTATTTACTCAAGATTGGCACTTGAATTTTGTGTTGCCCTAGTATATAAATTTGAAAATATTCAGACTTCATATACTGGACTTTCTTTAAATGAACTTATCAATAAAAGAGAATTTAAAGATTTATTTCAAAATGATAGTCAAGTAGCAGGTCTCAATCTTATTAGAAAATTTGGTAATGATGCTGCTCATATGTTAAAAAATATAATTACTGATACAAATAAAAACCTATCTTTAAGCAAAGATATTGCTTTAAATTGTTTAAAAGGAATTTTTGATTTTACAATTTGGATAGCTTATTGTTATGGAAATACTCTAAAAAGTGATGATATAAAATTTGATGAAAAATATATTATAAATTCATCATTTAAAGAAGAAAACATAAATGATATTAAGATAACAGATGATGATGTAAAAAATAATATCGAAAAAATAGAGGAAGTACCTATTAAAAAACGTAATACAAAAATAAACAATAGTAACTTTTCTGAAAAAGAAACTAGAAAATTGTTTATAGATTTCTTGCTTATGAAAGCAGGTTGGAATGTAAATGATAGGAATATGGTTGAATATGAGGTTGAAGGATTAAAAAGTACAGGCTCTGGAAAAGGAAATGTAGATTATATTTTATGGGGAGACTCTACTTTTCCACTTGCAATAATAGAAGCTAAAAAAACTTCATGTAATGCAAAAAAAGGAGAATTTCAAGCTTTAGAATATGCAGAAGCCTTAGAGAAAAAATTCAATTTCTTTCCAATAAGATTTGTTACTAATGGTTTTGAAATTTTTATATATGAGAATAAAAATTCAATCCCTAGAAGAGTATATGGTTTTTATAGAAAAGAAGAACTTTTAAAAATTGTAGCTAGAAGGAATAAAAAGATTACTTCAAATGATATTTCTATAAATGAAAAAATAATAAATAGATATTATCAAGAGAGAGCTGTAAAAAAAGCGATAGAAAATTATATTTCAGGGAATAGAAAATCTTTACTTGTTATGGCAACAGGTTCTGGGAAAACAAGAGTCGCTATTTCAGTTGTAGACTGTTTGTCAAAATTAAATATGGTTAAAAGAACTTTATTTTTAGCGGATAGAGTAGCTCTTGTTAAACAAGCATTAAATAGTTTTAAAAATTCTTTACCTGACTATACTTTTGTTGATTTAGTATCAGAAAAAGATAGAGATAATGCAAAAATTGTATTTTCAACTTATCAAACAATGATGACGGAATCAGAAAAAAGTAGAGAGGATGGAACTAATAAATATGGAGTAGGAGCATTTGATTTAATTATCGTTGATGAAGCACATAGAAGTATTTATCAAAAATACGGAGATTTATTTGAATATTTTGATAGCTTAATTTTAGGACTTACTGCAACTCCAAAAAATGAAATAGATAGAAATACATTTAAAGTTTTTGATATGAATTCAAAAGAACCTACAGACTCTTATGATTTATTTGAAGCAGCAAAAGATGAGTTTTTATTATTGCCTAACATTAGAGAAATATCTTTAAATTATCCTGAAAATGGAATAGTTTATAGTAAACTTTCAGAAGAAGAAAAAGAAAAATATGAAAGTCTTTTTGATGAAGAAGATAATATACCGGAAGAAATTTCTGGAGATAGTTTAAATTCGTGGTTTTTTAATGAAGGAACAACCAGTAAAGTGCTTACTACTCTTATGGAAGAAGGCTATAAAATTGAATCTGGAGATAAATTAGGAAAAACTATAATATTTGCTAAAAACGATAAACATGCTGAGCATATTGTAGAAACTTTTAATAAATTATATAAAAATCTTGATGGAGAATTTTGTCAAAAGATAACAACAAAAGTTGAAAAAGCACAAACATTAATAGAAAGATTTGTTAATCCTAATAGTCTTCCTCAAATAGCTGTATCTGTAGATATGCTTGATACAGGGATAGATATTCCCCAAATATTAAATTTAGTTTTTTATAAAAAAGTTAAATCAAAAGCTAAATTTTGGCAAATGATAGGTAGAGGTACAAGAAAGTGTAAAGATATATATGGAGTTGGTCAAGACAAGAAGGATTTTTTAATTTTGGATTTTTGTAGAAATTTCTCATATTTTGAAATGAAAGATAGCTTTGATGAAGATAATACAAAATTAGGAAAATCATTATCTAGCAGAATTTTTGAAAATAAAATTAAAATGATTTACAAACTTCAAAATTTAGAATATCAAATGGATGAAAACTATAAAAAACTTTGGGAAGATTTAGTGAGTGAAATATATGATTTAATAGCTTCTTTAAATGAAGAGAATATCTCAGTAAGAACTAAAATTTCTTATGTAAAAAAATATAAAAATATTGATGTCTTAAAAAATTTAGAAGAAAAAGATGTTGATGAAATTATAAAAAATCTAAGCTCTTTGCCTTTCTCTCTTAAAGAAAAAACTGAGATGGAGAAGAAATTTGAAAATCTCATTTTAAAAATTCAACTTAAATTATTTGATAATAAAAAAGTAGAAAATGAAAAAATGGAGATTTCTGATATTGCAAAAGGTTTGGCAAAGAAGGGAACTATAAAAGAAATTCAAAAGAATGCTAACTATATTATGAAAATAATAAAAGAGGAAAATTATCTAAAAAATATTGATATTTTAGAATTAAAAAATTTAAAGGATATTATTGAACCATTAACAATATTTTTAGATACTGATGGAAAACATTTAAATTATGTTGTAGGAGATTTTGAGGATGCATATATCTCTACAGAAGTAAAAGATATAAATATTTTTGCTTCTGCATATATTAATTCTAAAGAAAAGTTTCAAAAATACTTGGATAAAAATAAAGAACTTCTTTCTATAAAGAAATTAAGAAACAATATAGAATTAGATGAAGAAGATTTAAAAGAACTAAGACAACTTCTATATAGTAATGAAGAAGTTAGTCTTAAAAATCTAAAAAATGAAAATAACTCTGAAATTGAAAAAATATCTAATCTCTATGGTAAAAATGAAAGTTTTGGTATTTTTATTCGTTCTTTGGTTGGTTTAGATAGAGAAGCTATTAACAAAGAATTTTCTGAATTTTTAAATACTGAAAAGTTCAACTCTAATCAAATTGAATTGATCAATTTAATAATTGAAAATATAGTAAAATATGGAGCTTACTCTAAAAGTGAAATTCCTAAACTTTCAAATGATATTTTAGGGAAATCAATTGATAATATTTTTACAGATAGGAATGATTTACAAAAAATAGTTGACATTATAGATAAAATAAACTCTAATGTACCTAAGTTACTTTAA
- the xerA gene encoding site-specific tyrosine recombinase/integron integrase, translating into MVDTLILDIKQAMSSTLTNGQMEKLHKVLAHYLYDLEIVKKEGADIDEKQNIEYLEAFLSAKHVEGCSRKSLKYYKATIENLFKKIEKSIKHITTNDLREYLDNYQKEGNASKITIDNIRRIFSSFFAWLEEEDYILKSPVRRIHKVKTGTVVKETYSDEAMEIMRDNCKSLRDLAIIDILASTGMRVGELVKLNIEDIDFEGRECVVFGKGDKERKVYFDARTKIHLHNYLKTRDDDNSALFVSLLKPHKRLQISGVEIMLRELGKKLNITKVHPHKFRRTLATKAIDKGMPIEQVQQLLGHQKIDTTLQYAMVSQNNVKISHRKYIG; encoded by the coding sequence ATGGTAGATACTTTAATTTTAGACATAAAACAAGCTATGTCTTCAACATTAACAAATGGTCAAATGGAAAAATTACATAAGGTGCTTGCACATTATTTATATGATTTAGAAATTGTAAAAAAAGAAGGTGCTGATATAGATGAAAAGCAAAATATTGAATATTTAGAAGCTTTTTTATCAGCTAAACATGTTGAAGGTTGTTCAAGAAAATCATTAAAATACTATAAGGCAACAATAGAAAACTTATTTAAAAAAATAGAGAAGTCTATTAAACATATTACAACAAATGATTTAAGAGAATATTTAGATAATTATCAAAAAGAAGGAAATGCAAGTAAAATAACAATAGATAATATTAGAAGAATTTTTTCAAGCTTTTTTGCTTGGCTTGAAGAGGAAGACTATATTTTAAAAAGCCCTGTTAGAAGAATACATAAAGTAAAAACAGGAACAGTAGTAAAAGAAACTTATTCTGATGAAGCAATGGAAATTATGAGAGATAATTGTAAATCTTTGAGAGATTTAGCTATTATTGATATTTTAGCTTCAACAGGAATGAGAGTTGGAGAATTGGTAAAATTAAATATAGAAGATATTGATTTTGAAGGAAGAGAATGTGTTGTATTTGGAAAGGGAGATAAAGAAAGAAAGGTATATTTTGATGCAAGAACTAAAATTCATCTGCATAATTATTTGAAAACAAGAGATGATGATAATTCTGCACTTTTTGTTTCTCTTTTAAAGCCACATAAAAGATTGCAAATTAGTGGTGTTGAAATAATGCTTAGAGAACTTGGGAAAAAATTAAATATTACTAAGGTACACCCACATAAATTTAGACGAACTTTAGCAACAAAAGCAATAGATAAGGGTATGCCTATAGAACAAGTTCAACAATTATTAGGACATCAAAAAATAGATACTACTTTGCAATATGCAATGGTTAGCCAAAATAATGTAAAAATTTCACATAGAAAATATATTGGTTAA
- a CDS encoding Fic family protein encodes MFNLLTNFFKDYIEDLNIRITYHSNAIEGNTLTLNETATIILDDIIPNAMSKREFLEVLKHSDALKFLLAELQNNTIDIYMIKEINKILLNRLNHNAGNFKTDYNYIRGANFETASPSETPYKMNEWFENMNFQLKKSYSDREKLKIILEYHIKFERIHPFSDGNGRTGRLIMLALMLENNLTPFVITVENRAKYMSILRNQDIETFISLVEPLIEEEKKRILGFKNSSNLQI; translated from the coding sequence GTGTTTAATTTATTAACTAACTTCTTTAAAGACTATATAGAAGATTTAAATATAAGGATAACTTATCATTCAAATGCAATTGAAGGAAATACATTAACATTAAATGAAACTGCAACTATTATTTTAGATGATATTATTCCCAATGCAATGTCTAAGAGAGAATTTTTAGAAGTTTTAAAACATTCAGATGCTTTAAAATTTTTACTAGCTGAATTACAGAATAATACAATAGATATTTATATGATAAAAGAAATTAACAAAATTTTATTGAATAGATTAAATCATAATGCTGGAAATTTTAAAACTGATTATAACTATATAAGAGGAGCAAATTTTGAAACAGCAAGTCCAAGTGAAACTCCATATAAAATGAATGAATGGTTTGAAAATATGAATTTTCAATTGAAAAAATCTTATTCTGATAGAGAAAAATTAAAAATAATTCTTGAATATCATATAAAATTTGAGAGAATACATCCTTTTTCTGATGGGAATGGAAGAACAGGAAGATTAATTATGCTTGCTTTAATGTTAGAAAATAACTTAACTCCTTTTGTTATTACAGTAGAAAATAGAGCAAAATATATGAGTATTTTAAGAAATCAAGATATTGAAACTTTCATATCTTTAGTAGAACCATTGATAGAGGAAGAAAAAAAGAGAATTTTAGGATTTAAAAATTCATCAAATTTACAAATATGA
- a CDS encoding restriction endonuclease subunit S, producing MKNKVKLGELVNIKTGKLDANAANNKGKYPFFTTSEETFKIDTYAYDDEAVLVAGNGNLNVKYFYGKFNAYQRTYILTKKENLKVNIKYIYYFLDKYLETLRSVSIGGVIKYIKLENLINPVLDLPTIEIQNKIVKKLDTLKEVLDMYEKKINLLSNFNKSLFTMMFGDIKTNDKNWEIKKLGEVVQTQYGTSKKATSIVGEFPILRMNNITYSGEMDYKDLKYIELSDSEKEKFLLKKGELLFNRTNSKELVGKTGLFNLDIPMAFAGYLIRIKPSNLIHSKFLLFFMNSEFMKKLLYNKAKNIVGMANINAKELEDFSIILPPIELQNKFAEKVEKIEKLKFEIEKSIEIAQNLYDSLISKYFDN from the coding sequence ATGAAGAATAAAGTAAAATTAGGTGAACTAGTAAATATAAAAACTGGAAAGTTAGATGCTAATGCTGCTAATAACAAAGGAAAATATCCATTTTTTACAACATCAGAAGAAACTTTTAAAATAGATACATATGCTTATGATGATGAAGCAGTTTTAGTTGCTGGGAATGGAAATTTAAATGTAAAATATTTTTATGGGAAATTTAATGCCTATCAACGAACATATATTTTAACAAAAAAAGAAAATCTAAAAGTTAATATAAAATATATTTACTATTTTTTAGATAAATATTTAGAAACCTTGCGTTCTGTATCAATAGGTGGAGTAATAAAATACATAAAATTAGAAAACCTTATAAATCCTGTTTTAGATTTACCAACAATAGAAATCCAAAATAAAATTGTTAAGAAACTAGATACTTTAAAAGAAGTTTTAGATATGTATGAAAAAAAAATAAATCTTTTATCTAATTTTAACAAATCTTTATTTACTATGATGTTTGGTGATATAAAAACTAATGATAAAAATTGGGAAATTAAAAAATTAGGAGAAGTCGTACAAACTCAATATGGAACTAGTAAAAAGGCAACTTCTATAGTAGGTGAATTTCCTATTTTAAGAATGAATAATATAACATATTCTGGTGAAATGGATTATAAGGATTTAAAATATATAGAACTTAGTGATAGTGAAAAAGAAAAATTTTTATTAAAAAAAGGGGAATTATTATTTAATAGAACTAACAGTAAAGAGTTAGTAGGAAAGACAGGTTTATTTAATTTAGATATTCCTATGGCTTTTGCTGGTTATCTAATAAGAATAAAACCTTCTAATCTAATTCATTCTAAATTTTTATTATTTTTTATGAATAGTGAATTTATGAAAAAACTATTATACAATAAAGCTAAAAATATTGTTGGAATGGCAAATATTAATGCAAAAGAATTAGAAGATTTTTCTATAATATTACCTCCAATAGAATTACAAAATAAATTTGCTGAAAAAGTAGAAAAAATTGAAAAATTGAAATTTGAAATTGAAAAATCTATAGAAATAGCTCAAAATTTATATGATAGTTTAATATCTAAATATTTTGATAATTAA
- a CDS encoding type I restriction-modification system subunit M, with product MITGEIKNKVDRMWEYFWVGGLTNPVDVIEQLTYLIFMKRLDQEEQRKEKEKQLASIFGNIDEKFIFDEKHQDIRWSNLIQLGDPKQLYDKVRNEAFEFIKKLDEDKDSVFSQYMENAIFKVPTPAVLQNTMDTIEEIFNNPQMVEDKDTKGDLYEYLLSKLSTSGKNGQFRTPKHIINMMVELMKPTVDDKIIDPACGTSGFLVSSIEYIKKNFRDILATSPEILKYFSTSMIHGNDTDATMLGISAMNLLLHDMKTPKLKRIDSLSTDYSEENDYTLILANPPFKGSVDESLLSNTLTRVVKTKKTELLFIALFLRLLKIGGRGAVIVPDGVLFGASNAHKNLRKELIENNQLEAVISMPSGVFKPYAGVSTGILIFTKTGNGGTDNVWFYDMTADGYSLDDKRNPVEENDIPDIIERFTNLESEKDRKRTDKSFFVSKQEIVDNDYDLSINKYKEIVYEKVEYEEPKVILEKLEELSKSIDEKLKELKVMLDEE from the coding sequence ATGATTACTGGCGAAATTAAAAACAAAGTTGATAGAATGTGGGAGTATTTCTGGGTTGGCGGTTTAACAAACCCTGTTGATGTAATAGAACAACTTACCTATCTTATTTTTATGAAGAGATTAGATCAAGAAGAACAAAGAAAAGAAAAAGAAAAACAACTTGCAAGTATTTTTGGAAATATTGATGAAAAATTTATTTTCGATGAAAAACATCAAGATATTAGATGGAGTAATCTTATACAATTAGGTGACCCTAAACAATTATACGATAAGGTTAGAAATGAAGCTTTTGAATTTATAAAAAAATTAGATGAAGATAAAGATAGTGTGTTTTCTCAATATATGGAAAATGCTATTTTTAAAGTTCCTACACCAGCTGTTTTACAAAATACAATGGATACTATTGAAGAAATATTTAATAATCCTCAAATGGTTGAAGATAAAGATACTAAAGGGGATTTATACGAATATTTACTTTCTAAATTATCAACTTCTGGTAAAAATGGACAATTTAGAACACCTAAACATATTATAAATATGATGGTTGAACTTATGAAACCAACTGTTGATGATAAAATAATCGACCCTGCTTGTGGAACATCTGGATTCTTAGTAAGTTCAATAGAATATATAAAGAAAAATTTCAGAGATATTTTAGCAACTTCTCCAGAGATTTTGAAATATTTTTCAACTTCTATGATACATGGAAATGATACCGATGCAACAATGTTAGGTATTTCAGCAATGAACTTATTACTTCATGATATGAAAACACCTAAATTAAAAAGAATAGATTCACTTTCAACAGATTATAGTGAAGAAAATGATTATACATTAATCCTTGCTAATCCACCATTTAAGGGAAGTGTTGATGAATCTCTACTTTCTAATACACTAACAAGAGTAGTAAAAACTAAAAAAACAGAATTATTATTCATTGCTTTATTTTTAAGACTTTTAAAAATAGGAGGAAGAGGAGCTGTTATTGTTCCTGATGGAGTATTGTTTGGAGCTTCAAATGCACATAAAAATTTAAGAAAAGAATTAATTGAAAATAATCAATTAGAAGCTGTTATTTCTATGCCAAGTGGAGTGTTTAAACCTTATGCTGGGGTATCAACAGGTATTTTAATTTTTACTAAAACTGGAAATGGTGGAACAGATAATGTTTGGTTTTATGATATGACAGCTGATGGATATTCACTTGATGATAAAAGAAATCCTGTTGAAGAAAATGATATTCCAGATATTATAGAAAGATTTACTAACTTAGAAAGTGAAAAAGATAGAAAAAGAACTGATAAATCTTTCTTTGTTTCTAAACAAGAAATAGTTGATAATGACTATGATTTATCAATTAATAAATATAAAGAAATTGTTTATGAAAAAGTTGAATATGAAGAACCTAAAGTTATTTTAGAAAAATTAGAAGAACTTTCAAAATCTATTGATGAAAAGTTGAAAGAATTAAAAGTGATGCTAGATGAAGAATAA
- a CDS encoding IMPACT family protein yields MKTIKNETNIEFEEKKSRFIGYVKPVQTKEEAEDFINYIKNKHKDATHNCSAYKITNNGLEFFKVDDDGEPSGTAGKPIGEIITYMGVTNLVVVVTRYFGGIKLGAGGLVRNYAKGAKLSISESEIVDFVEKINLMLELPYEKLSEFEKVLEDYEVDNVEKSFLDKVIVKIKIDKSFYENIKKYLYINILDIF; encoded by the coding sequence ATGAAAACAATAAAAAATGAAACAAACATAGAATTTGAAGAAAAAAAATCTCGCTTTATAGGGTATGTAAAACCAGTACAAACTAAGGAAGAAGCAGAAGATTTTATAAATTATATAAAAAACAAACATAAAGATGCAACTCATAACTGTTCGGCATATAAGATAACTAACAATGGTTTAGAATTTTTTAAGGTTGATGATGATGGAGAGCCTAGTGGAACAGCAGGAAAACCAATTGGAGAAATAATAACATATATGGGAGTAACTAATTTGGTTGTCGTTGTAACAAGGTATTTTGGTGGAATAAAGTTAGGAGCTGGAGGACTGGTAAGAAATTATGCAAAAGGAGCTAAACTTTCTATAAGTGAAAGTGAGATAGTTGATTTTGTTGAAAAAATAAATCTTATGTTAGAGTTGCCTTATGAAAAATTATCTGAATTTGAAAAAGTTTTAGAAGATTATGAGGTTGATAATGTAGAAAAATCTTTTTTAGATAAGGTGATTGTAAAAATAAAGATAGATAAAAGTTTTTATGAAAATATAAAAAAATATTTGTATATTAATATTTTAGATATTTTTTAA
- a CDS encoding ComEC/Rec2 family competence protein: MKKLFIIMFLSIAFMLRFSTAIRITEIFQKEVYKIELNVEDGKAKILKINGKYPLKKYYARINLKENGHYLGYYQIQSIKYYNDLSFLNLEEIKSQKIEGNFFEKYLSNVFERLEKNYYYSIKNMNRAILLGDNTRIKKDLQEKIRYIGLSHMFAMSGLHIGLVVSIFYFFFKKFFNNKKIIEIVLLITTTIYYFSVKESPSFTRAYIMVIIYIFGKILYEKVDMEKTLFISAYISAMINPTVIFSISFQLSYLAMISIIYIYPIARKINLKRFKVLDYLIFTLSIQLFLAPITVYYFETIPFLSIFSNLLILPLATFYISLNYIALFLENFYLGFILSPFIKVLYYILEYLIKVFSDVPYMSLTYSNPKLLYVYILISIVIIVKKYQKVNK, encoded by the coding sequence ATGAAAAAGTTATTTATAATTATGTTTTTATCTATTGCTTTTATGCTTAGATTTTCTACAGCAATTAGAATAACAGAAATTTTTCAGAAAGAAGTTTATAAAATAGAATTGAATGTAGAAGATGGAAAAGCTAAAATTTTAAAAATTAATGGGAAGTATCCTTTAAAAAAATATTATGCCAGAATAAATTTAAAAGAAAATGGTCATTATTTAGGATATTATCAGATTCAATCTATAAAATATTATAACGATTTAAGTTTTTTGAATTTAGAAGAAATAAAATCACAAAAAATAGAAGGAAATTTTTTTGAAAAGTATTTATCAAATGTTTTTGAAAGACTAGAAAAAAATTATTATTATTCCATAAAAAATATGAATAGGGCAATTTTATTGGGAGATAACACTCGAATAAAAAAAGATTTACAGGAAAAAATAAGATATATTGGACTTTCTCATATGTTTGCTATGTCTGGTTTACATATTGGCTTAGTTGTGAGTATATTTTATTTTTTCTTTAAAAAATTTTTTAATAATAAAAAAATAATAGAAATAGTTTTATTGATAACAACAACGATATACTATTTTTCAGTAAAGGAAAGTCCATCGTTTACTAGGGCATATATAATGGTTATTATTTATATTTTTGGAAAAATATTATACGAAAAAGTGGATATGGAAAAGACACTTTTTATTAGTGCTTATATTTCTGCTATGATAAATCCAACAGTTATTTTTTCAATTTCATTTCAATTATCTTACTTAGCAATGATTTCTATTATTTACATATATCCGATTGCTAGAAAGATAAATTTAAAAAGATTTAAAGTATTAGATTATCTCATTTTTACTCTCAGTATACAATTATTTTTAGCTCCAATTACAGTATATTATTTTGAAACTATTCCATTCTTATCAATTTTTTCTAACTTATTAATACTACCTTTAGCAACATTTTATATTTCATTAAATTATATAGCATTATTTTTAGAAAATTTTTATTTAGGCTTTATTTTAAGTCCTTTTATAAAAGTTTTGTATTATATATTGGAGTATCTAATAAAAGTATTTTCAGATGTTCCGTATATGTCTCTAACTTACTCCAACCCAAAATTGCTATATGTTTATATATTAATAAGTATTGTAATTATAGTTAAAAAATATCAAAAGGTGAATAAATGA